One genomic region from Prevotella sp. Rep29 encodes:
- the polA gene encoding DNA polymerase I: protein MDKLFLIDAYALIYRSYYALIRSPRINSKGLNTSAIMGFCNTLNEVITKEQPTHLGVAFDPHGPTFRNEVFPQYKAQREQTPEDIRKSIPIIKDILTAYRIPILQIDGYEADDVIGTLSMKSAEIGIPTYMLTPDKDYGQLVRENVYIYRPRHGGGYETLGEKEVCEKYGIQSTAQVIDLLGLMGDSADNFPGCPGVGEKTAVKLINEFGSIEQLISSTDKLKGALKEKVESHVEDIRISKFLATIKIDVPIELDMEKLQMTEPDEDALAKIFDELEFKSFANKVLNKTKNKPKVVSNQLDFFGLFEGEGTESSKKSNLVSLKDTPHEYKLVDNQEEMTKIRDFFLTTKNLSFDTETTSTNTIDAELVGLSFAAEAHKAFYVPVPADRVEAQKVVEIFRPVYENESIQKVGQNIKYDMEVLRNYGIELKGKLFDTMIAHYLIQPELRHNMDYLAEVYLGYQTIHIDELIGPKGKGQRSMRDLTPEQVYEYACEDADITLQLKNVLEPKLEEVGAKELFWQIEMPLVPVLAEMEMNGVRIDTQSLSETSAQLTQRALDIEKHIFELAGEPFNIASPKQVGDILFGKLRIVEKPKKTKTGQFVTSEDVLQLLRNKHEIVDEILKFRGLKKLLGTYVDALPKLINPRTGHIHTSFNQTVAATGRLSSSDPNLQNIPVRGEDGKEIRRAFIPDDGCLFLSADYSQIELRVMAHLSGDEHMIAAFREGRDIHAATAAKVYKENIENVSRDQRTKAKRANFGIIYGISVFGLSERLNISRDEAKQLIDGYFATFPRVHEYMEEAKQQARQQGYAETLFHRRRYLPDINSGNATVRGLAERNAINAPIQGTAADIIKVAMIRIFERFRREGIRSKMILQVHDELNFSVLPEEKELVERIVVEEMQNACPLHVPLIADAGWGSNWLEAH from the coding sequence ATGGATAAACTATTTCTCATCGACGCTTATGCGCTCATCTACCGCTCGTATTACGCACTGATACGTTCGCCGCGCATCAACTCTAAAGGACTGAACACTTCTGCCATCATGGGGTTTTGCAATACACTCAACGAAGTGATTACTAAAGAACAGCCTACCCACCTCGGGGTGGCGTTCGACCCTCACGGCCCCACCTTCCGCAACGAGGTTTTCCCTCAATACAAGGCACAGCGGGAACAGACACCCGAGGATATCCGGAAGTCTATTCCCATCATCAAGGATATCCTCACCGCCTACCGCATCCCTATCCTGCAGATTGACGGCTATGAGGCGGATGATGTGATAGGCACATTGTCGATGAAATCGGCAGAAATTGGCATTCCCACCTATATGCTGACACCCGATAAAGACTACGGGCAACTCGTGCGGGAAAACGTCTATATCTACCGTCCGCGACATGGGGGAGGCTACGAAACGCTCGGCGAGAAAGAAGTCTGCGAGAAGTATGGCATCCAATCTACAGCACAAGTTATCGACTTACTCGGATTGATGGGCGATTCGGCTGACAACTTCCCGGGCTGTCCGGGTGTAGGAGAAAAGACCGCCGTGAAACTTATCAATGAATTTGGCAGCATCGAACAGCTCATCTCCAGCACCGACAAGTTGAAAGGTGCGTTGAAGGAAAAAGTCGAGTCGCATGTCGAAGATATCCGGATATCGAAATTTTTGGCAACCATCAAAATTGATGTTCCGATTGAACTCGATATGGAAAAACTTCAGATGACGGAACCCGACGAGGACGCCCTTGCCAAAATTTTCGATGAATTGGAATTTAAGAGTTTTGCAAACAAAGTTCTTAACAAAACTAAAAATAAACCAAAAGTTGTCTCCAATCAACTCGATTTCTTTGGCTTATTTGAGGGCGAGGGGACGGAAAGTTCAAAAAAATCAAACCTCGTGAGCTTAAAAGACACCCCTCACGAATACAAACTGGTTGATAATCAAGAAGAAATGACGAAAATTCGTGACTTTTTTTTGACAACCAAAAATCTCAGTTTTGACACAGAAACGACCTCAACGAACACCATCGATGCCGAATTAGTTGGTTTGAGCTTCGCTGCGGAAGCCCACAAGGCTTTTTATGTGCCTGTGCCTGCAGATAGGGTAGAAGCACAAAAAGTGGTGGAAATTTTCCGTCCCGTCTATGAAAATGAGTCCATCCAGAAAGTGGGACAGAACATCAAGTACGACATGGAAGTGTTACGCAACTATGGCATCGAACTGAAAGGCAAGTTGTTCGACACGATGATTGCCCACTACCTCATCCAACCCGAGTTGCGACACAACATGGACTACCTGGCAGAAGTTTATCTCGGCTATCAAACCATCCATATCGACGAGCTCATCGGTCCGAAGGGAAAAGGGCAGCGCTCGATGCGCGACCTCACACCCGAGCAAGTCTATGAATATGCGTGCGAGGATGCCGACATCACGCTGCAGCTCAAAAACGTGCTCGAACCTAAACTGGAAGAGGTGGGTGCCAAAGAACTTTTCTGGCAGATAGAGATGCCGCTCGTGCCTGTGCTTGCCGAGATGGAGATGAACGGTGTGCGCATCGACACCCAGTCGCTCAGCGAAACATCCGCACAGCTTACACAACGTGCCCTTGACATCGAAAAGCACATCTTCGAACTGGCGGGCGAACCGTTCAACATCGCCTCTCCCAAACAGGTGGGGGACATTCTTTTCGGCAAGTTGCGCATCGTGGAAAAGCCGAAAAAGACCAAGACCGGACAGTTTGTTACGAGTGAAGACGTGCTCCAACTTTTGCGCAACAAACACGAAATTGTGGACGAGATTCTCAAGTTCCGCGGCTTGAAAAAACTGCTCGGTACGTATGTCGATGCGCTTCCGAAACTCATCAACCCGCGCACCGGACACATTCATACGTCATTCAACCAAACCGTTGCTGCCACCGGGCGCCTGTCCTCGTCTGACCCCAACCTCCAAAACATTCCCGTGCGAGGAGAGGATGGAAAGGAAATACGGCGCGCCTTCATCCCCGACGACGGATGCCTGTTCCTCTCTGCCGACTATTCACAAATCGAACTGCGTGTGATGGCGCATCTCTCCGGCGACGAACACATGATTGCTGCCTTCCGCGAGGGGCGCGACATACATGCTGCCACTGCCGCAAAAGTGTATAAAGAGAACATTGAGAACGTCAGCCGCGACCAGCGTACAAAGGCGAAGCGTGCCAATTTCGGAATCATCTACGGCATCAGCGTTTTCGGACTCTCCGAACGCCTCAACATCAGTCGCGACGAGGCAAAACAGCTCATCGACGGCTATTTCGCCACTTTCCCGCGCGTACATGAATATATGGAGGAAGCCAAACAGCAGGCACGCCAACAAGGCTACGCCGAAACGCTTTTCCATCGCCGCCGCTACCTGCCCGACATCAATTCGGGAAACGCCACCGTTCGCGGACTGGCTGAACGCAACGCCATCAACGCTCCGATACAGGGCACGGCAGCAGACATCATCAAGGTTGCCATGATACGCATCTTCGAGCGTTTCCGTCGCGAAGGCATCCGCTCGAAAATGATACTCCAGGTGCACGATGAGCTCAACTTCTCAGTCTTACCTGAGGAAAAAGAACTCGTGGAGCGCATTGTGGTTGAGGAGATGCAGAACGCCTGCCCGCTCCACGTTCCACTCATCGCCGATGCAGGGTGGGGGAGCAACTGGTTGGAGGCGCACTGA
- a CDS encoding polyprenyl synthetase family protein yields the protein MDYLSIIRTPIMNELDVFVRQFNDTLSHSEGLLAQALEHIRQRGGKRMRPILTLLMAKNFGAITEVTQRAAIGLELLHTASLVHDDVVDESDERRGQASINATYNNKVAVLVGDYILSTALQQVAETRHARIISALAELGRTLASGEILQLNNFENDGISEDVYFQVIQQKTASLFETCCEIGALSANATEEEVTAAKKFGQLVGVIFQIRDDIFDYYDSSDIGKPTGNDMAEGKLTLPVIYVLNNHRYESMFTLAKKVKNGTINADEIAVLVEYAKDQGGIEYAEKVMERLHGEALEFINGFTHDPEIADALRAYLDFVIRRVK from the coding sequence ATGGATTATTTGTCGATCATCAGAACACCGATTATGAATGAGCTGGACGTGTTTGTCCGGCAGTTTAATGACACCCTTTCCCACTCAGAAGGACTGTTGGCGCAGGCTTTGGAGCATATACGCCAGCGGGGAGGGAAGCGCATGCGTCCCATTCTGACACTGCTGATGGCAAAAAATTTTGGAGCGATTACCGAAGTGACGCAGCGGGCTGCAATAGGTTTGGAACTCCTTCATACCGCCTCGTTGGTGCACGATGACGTGGTGGATGAGAGTGATGAACGGCGCGGACAGGCATCAATCAACGCCACATATAATAATAAGGTGGCAGTGTTGGTGGGCGACTATATCCTCTCAACGGCGCTCCAGCAAGTGGCAGAGACACGCCATGCACGCATCATCAGCGCCTTGGCAGAACTTGGGCGGACACTTGCCAGCGGTGAGATTCTGCAACTGAACAATTTTGAGAATGATGGAATATCGGAAGATGTATATTTTCAAGTCATTCAACAGAAAACGGCGTCACTTTTTGAGACCTGTTGTGAGATAGGGGCCTTGTCTGCAAACGCAACGGAAGAAGAGGTGACTGCAGCGAAAAAATTCGGGCAGTTGGTTGGAGTGATTTTCCAAATACGCGATGATATTTTCGATTATTATGACTCATCGGATATTGGTAAGCCGACCGGCAATGATATGGCGGAAGGAAAACTGACGCTCCCCGTGATTTATGTATTGAACAACCACCGCTATGAGTCGATGTTCACCTTGGCAAAGAAAGTGAAAAACGGGACAATAAATGCCGATGAAATCGCCGTTTTGGTGGAATATGCAAAAGATCAGGGAGGAATAGAATATGCCGAGAAAGTGATGGAGCGATTGCATGGGGAAGCACTCGAGTTCATCAATGGTTTTACACACGACCCAGAGATTGCCGATGCCTTGCGCGCTTATCTTGATTTCGTTATAAGACGGGTGAAGTGA
- a CDS encoding PspC domain-containing protein, translated as MADKRLIRSKDKWLAGICAGIAEYFGWNTGTTRLLWLLLTICTAAFPGFVAYIILWILMPEE; from the coding sequence ATGGCAGACAAACGATTGATACGATCTAAAGACAAATGGCTTGCCGGTATTTGTGCCGGCATAGCTGAGTATTTCGGTTGGAACACTGGCACAACAAGGCTGCTATGGCTTTTGTTGACCATCTGCACGGCAGCTTTTCCAGGATTTGTGGCTTACATCATCCTCTGGATATTGATGCCTGAAGAGTAA
- the deoC gene encoding deoxyribose-phosphate aldolase: protein MEEKKCNCGCEHHHHEAAQTDKYEDVLSKYNCELNDDEITQKVRKLIEEKVHENDTIEVKKFLMGSIELTTLKTTDSDESVMAFTERVNQFEATYPDLPHVATICVYPCFAKTVSETLEVEGVEVACVSGSFPSSQALIEVKVAETMLAVKDGATEIDMVLSVGKFLSGDYESVCDDISEMKEACGDAPMKVILETGCLKTASNIKKASLLSMYAGADYIKTSTGKEAISATPEAAYVMCQAIKEYYDKTGIQIGFKPAGGINGVGDALIYYTIVKEVLGDKWLTNKWFRLGTSRLANLLLSELTGEDTKFF, encoded by the coding sequence ATGGAAGAAAAGAAATGTAACTGTGGCTGCGAGCATCATCACCATGAGGCAGCACAAACCGACAAGTATGAAGATGTATTGTCAAAATACAACTGTGAACTGAATGACGATGAAATCACGCAAAAAGTGCGCAAATTGATTGAAGAGAAAGTTCACGAAAACGACACTATCGAAGTGAAGAAATTCCTGATGGGGTCTATAGAACTCACTACACTCAAGACCACTGATTCCGACGAGAGCGTCATGGCTTTTACAGAACGCGTCAACCAATTTGAGGCGACCTATCCTGACCTCCCGCATGTAGCAACAATCTGTGTCTATCCCTGCTTTGCAAAGACCGTCAGCGAAACCCTTGAAGTCGAAGGGGTAGAGGTGGCGTGCGTCAGCGGTTCTTTCCCTTCATCTCAGGCACTGATTGAGGTGAAAGTGGCTGAAACCATGCTCGCCGTGAAAGACGGAGCTACCGAAATAGACATGGTTCTCTCTGTGGGAAAATTCCTAAGCGGCGATTATGAGAGCGTCTGCGACGACATCAGCGAAATGAAAGAAGCCTGTGGCGATGCACCGATGAAAGTGATTCTTGAAACAGGCTGCCTGAAAACGGCGTCGAACATCAAGAAAGCATCCCTTCTCTCAATGTATGCCGGAGCTGACTATATCAAGACATCCACAGGAAAAGAGGCTATCAGCGCTACTCCCGAAGCTGCCTATGTCATGTGCCAAGCCATCAAGGAATACTATGACAAGACGGGCATTCAGATAGGTTTCAAGCCTGCAGGCGGAATCAATGGGGTAGGGGATGCGTTAATCTACTACACCATCGTCAAGGAAGTACTCGGAGATAAGTGGCTGACCAACAAATGGTTCCGTCTCGGCACCAGCCGTCTTGCAAACCTTCTTCTGAGCGAACTGACAGGTGAGGACACCAAATTTTTCTAA
- a CDS encoding nucleotide pyrophosphohydrolase, whose protein sequence is MTIKEAQQKVDEWIKEYGVRYFSELTNMAVLTEEVGELARVMARQYGDQSFKEGEKLNLGEEMADVLWVLICLANQTGIDLTEELQRSFEKKTSRDSQRHRHNPKLSAKET, encoded by the coding sequence ATGACGATAAAAGAGGCACAACAAAAGGTTGACGAGTGGATTAAAGAATATGGTGTCCGCTATTTCTCAGAACTGACGAACATGGCAGTTTTGACAGAAGAAGTGGGCGAGTTGGCGCGTGTGATGGCTCGCCAATACGGCGACCAGAGTTTCAAGGAAGGCGAAAAGCTCAACCTCGGCGAGGAAATGGCTGACGTACTCTGGGTACTAATCTGCTTGGCTAATCAGACGGGAATCGACCTGACAGAAGAATTGCAGCGTTCGTTTGAGAAGAAGACTTCCCGCGACAGTCAGCGTCATCGCCATAACCCGAAGTTGAGCGCCAAAGAAACCTGA
- the dtd gene encoding D-aminoacyl-tRNA deacylase, translating to MKVVIQRVTHASVTIEKVLKSSIEKGMLILLGVADNDSEEDADWLVKKIAALRIFDDTDGVMNVSVKDIDGEVLVVSQFTLLASTKKGNRPSYIHAAKPDISVPLYEYFCTKLSDEIGKKVKQGEFGADMKVELLNDGPVTICMDTKQKI from the coding sequence ATGAAAGTCGTCATACAACGCGTCACCCATGCCTCTGTCACCATTGAAAAGGTGCTGAAAAGCAGCATTGAGAAAGGAATGCTTATCTTGCTTGGCGTAGCTGATAACGACTCCGAGGAGGATGCCGATTGGCTCGTGAAAAAGATTGCAGCACTCCGCATTTTCGACGATACAGACGGCGTGATGAATGTCAGTGTAAAGGATATTGATGGCGAAGTGTTGGTTGTCAGTCAATTCACCCTACTCGCCTCCACGAAAAAAGGCAACCGCCCCAGTTATATCCACGCGGCAAAGCCCGATATTTCCGTTCCGTTGTATGAATACTTCTGCACAAAATTGTCCGATGAAATCGGGAAAAAAGTCAAACAAGGGGAGTTTGGCGCCGACATGAAGGTTGAATTGTTAAACGATGGACCAGTCACCATCTGTATGGATACTAAACAAAAAATATAA